The following DNA comes from Nicotiana sylvestris chromosome 10, ASM39365v2, whole genome shotgun sequence.
TCCGACCTTTCTAAAAAAAAGGGTTTTTTCTATCAGCTTCTATTCTTCTGGTTCTAGATTCTATGTTTTATTCTTAtggcattttttttttttgtatattaatGATCCATAACTTCGTATCATAAAAGAACATCGTATCTAGGAATGCACGATGGCTTTGGTGACCAAAGGACGTAAATAACAAAAGTAAAATAGTTTGAAATATATAAGAAATACATAAAACATATAAAACGttatataaattgaaacagatGGAGTAATAACATTTGGATATCTGATGTAAGAAATAATTAGTTGAATGTGATTTAACTCTAAAACTAGTCAAATTAACTTCCGTAGAGTAAAGGTGTCAAAGATATGAAACGAGTCGTTATTTCTTCTAGAAAATAACATTAAGAAAATGGATAACCCATAATTTATTAGTCCTTACAACATACTTACTAGTATATagtattataaaataaaataaaattaaaggaGGACAGATGAGGATGTGACGGTTGTGCACTGTAGCATGTTGGTTACACTGTCAAGTGCCGACAAATTCAGGACTGACTACACCATGTGCTTGAAAAAAggtgtctttttttttttcattaaatAGTTGGTTAAACATTCATAGTGTAACATAATGTCAAAAGtattatataaaaattatttatattattaatatataagttaattattttaaattttttatagaTAACATATTACTATAATGAAATAATTTGTGTATGTCTAGACTATTAATTAATGATTTTAAGTTTCATGTACCGGTAAAAATAGTCATTTTAGATACGGCAAGACGAGAAAGTTGCCACAACCTAGGTGACAGAAATAATCATATTATCATTTATCAAGTAATTATAGgtaaatattttaataattattattCCTCTGTTCCAATTATGTATCATATCTTCTTTTTTGGTATGtcccaaaaaaaatatgtcatatatttttatttagaaataatttaactttaataAGATGATTTATAATCATatgaataattaaattatataattatttatttttaaaacccATTGTCGAGCCTATATTAATTGAGACGGAGGGAGTAAAAAGAGAATTTAGTACTATTCCATTTTAGAAAAAATCTTTTTGATCTGACAAGAGTATGTGGGATGTCAAACGTCACTGGTGGCGCCAGTTACCCAACCCCCATTTGCTCTCTCTCTGATCTGGCACCACagtgaagaagaaagaagaaagaaaaataaaatcttGGAAACAACAGTGAAAGCTCCATCTTAACATCTCAGCTGAATTTATCTAAGCTGCTGCTGTTTAACTGCACTTACCCTTTTTAATGGCTGTGAGTTCTTGATCTATTTCTCTTTtgcattttgataaattttaagCTGAAATGATTGTATATTCTGTGGAATGTTTGTTTTGCTAAAAAATGGTTTCTTTATAAATTTTATGGAAGTTTTGGGAGTTGAAAATGATAATCTTGATTTAATAGCTTAATGGGTCAGAGGGGTAGTTGATTGGTTCAGCTTAGTCATGTTGAAGCTGGACTTGATTTGATTCTTGGTGTTGAAATTAACTTGATTTTTGTAAATGGGAGGGTACAATTAAGTGCTTATGTGTATTTTGTGGAGTTCTAGTGAAATCCACAAAAAAAATTAGCAACTTTTGAGGTTTCTTCTCCCCTCCCCACCCCCCCCCCTTCGCCCCACATATATAGTACTTTATCCATTCCAATATATGTGATGTTATTTGATTGTGcacgaaatttaagaaagaaagatTTTTGAATCTTATGGTCTAGAACAAGCTATAGAAATGGAAAGTGAATTGTTAAGCTGGATCCATATCTAACAAGCTACAACTAAGAAATTTAGTGTTGGTCTGAGTTTTTAACGTTAGTTGGATTACTAAAAGCGCGTAATGTGGATCTTCCCTAAAGAAAAGTGATTGTAGAAGGGCATTTCAGTTTTGGATTTTTGCGGAATAATACTTTTAAAGCTAGATTGTTGAGCACTTGAGCTAGATTTTTGGGACTATATAAAGATCTGTTAATCTTGTAAAGAGACCAAATGTAATGAGAATGGATAGAGGAATGTAAAAGACTGCAAAGCCGTCTTTTAGCTTTTTCACTGTGCTGCAATTATTGGAATTTCATAAGTTGTAGAACTAAGTGCAATTTATGCACTTTCTTCAAGTCTGAGAAGTAATGCTGTCGTTAAGCAGATTGTCACTTGGTGATACCATGAAGCTATTGTTAAACATCGTGGAATCATTTAGAGTGTATTATGCATCTTAGAAACTTAGTTGGGTGACTCTTATCCACTCAACTGATTTCTGTCAGCTGGAGCGTGGAGTCTCTATAGGCTAGGTTGACCCATAAACATTAGCCTTCCTTATTTTGCTTCGATTCTCTGGCAAATGCAAATAGAGTACAGACTGAAGTAAAACCAGATTTATGTGTTGCACGGTACTGACCTTTTCTCAAGCTCTTATCCATCTTTTATTAGATGATTGATAGTATTAGTGATACTGAAAGTTGACATGCATTGTGGTGTTAAAACGAGCAGTCTTGCTTATCTCTGAATGCAAACATCTCATCCCTGCCTGTTTTATTTGGTTGTTTCTGCTTTGTCTCTCCAGTTTACTATTCAGTACTAAGATTAGTTAGTAGGCAATAGGCAAAAGGCAGCATACAAATTATAGTTGTTTACTTCTTGTAGACATGATTGTGACATTACCGTTTTCCATGTACTGGTTCTTGAGGCAAATGGGGATTAAGTGTGGCCTTGAACTAAGCAAATCGTTTCTAAGGGTTTTATCACATATTTAGAGTCCTTGGGAATTCTCATGTTTGGTAACACCAGGACCGTAAAAGTGATCGTCCCCTATGCTTCCAGTTGAGTTTAAGGCACCTAAGCTAGTGAGTTTTTGATGCTAAAGAGTAAACATAAGTTCCATAAAAGCCTAATTCTTGAGTGATTCCATGTGGCATTATATTATAAATGTTAAGCTAAGTATTCCACTACGGCGTAATGTAAGTTATCTGCTTTGCTCTAGGAATCATGGTTCTTTTTACAATTAATTTTCTACTTCTTCTCCGTGTTCCAATATCAATTCTTTTCATATCACATATAGTTTAGTATATCTTTGGATGGATGCATTTGGGACTTTAGTTGGTTCGACTCTTCccatcttcttttattttttccttttgtttttattccaAAGAATGATGTTTAGATGTTGGAAGATGAGCATTTTCTCTACAATTTTTGTTCCATTGCACCTGCTAAACCAGATTAACCCTGTGTGATCATCTCTAGGTCTTTACTTGTGCTTATTTTACCAAAGGAAAAGTAGAGGCGTTCTTTTCTATACAGGAAACTCGCCTTTACTTGAGTTTATTTTACCACGTCATAAAGACATGTTTTGTGTTACACTTTctctatttttcttaatttttacttGCATATCTAATTAAATGGAGGTTGGGCTCTAAGCTACACTTGCCTAGAAGCTCGAATGCAACATGAATGTGGTTTGCATATTCTTGCAGAAGCACTCACAAGTACCAAAATTTGGCAACTGGGAGAACGACGAAGATGTTGCCTATACTACCTATTTTGAGAATGCTAGTAAGGGTAAGAAAGGCAGTAAAATGAATCCAAATGATCCTCAGGATCCTGAGGCAGAAGTAAAAGGTCAAAATGGAAGAGATGCAGTACGATCAAAAGATGAGCGTTTTTCCAGGAGAGATGATGTAGAATCGCGGAAATCAATTGACTCCCCATTGCACCCAGATACTATGGGTCAAAAAGCTCCAACTTACTCATCTCCACAACGATATGGTGTGAAATCTGTAGGCAACAAGTCAGAATCAGAAACAATGAAGGGTGCGGAAATCCCAACAGCAAGGCATGAACGTCGGCCAAGTAGAGAAGAGTATCTGAGGAGACCTACTGATTCCCCAATGCTCAATGAGAACACGGGGAGAAGAACTCCTATGGAATCACCTCATCATCGCTATGGCGGCTTAAGTGGTGGTGCTACACCTAAGCGGGCCTCTCAGCAAAGTGGGGGACCTGATCGCAGCATTGAGCACTCTCCGCTGCATACACATTCCCAGGGAAGGGTTGGAGGCAAAGGTGGTGCAGTTTCCTCCCCGTCGTGGGAAAGAAAGGTTTCATCTGAAGGTAGTCAAGGCCTGGCTCCCTCTACACCTGGAAGATCCCGTCTAAGATCAGTTACGAAAGGTGATGACATGGTATgtctttttgtcattttcttgcTGTCTACATCCAGGACAAGTATGATTATTAAGACACTTCTGCAGCAATAAACGTAGGTCCCTCGCCAAACTCGTATAAGAAAACAGATGAAATATATTCCTGTTCTCTATAATtgttgtgaattagtccaagagCACTTGTAGCAAGGAAAAATAAAAGGTCTTCCTTTATGATGGCATTATTTATGAtgcaactctttttcttttcgcGGCGACTACTGATTAGCTTTCTGATGGGCGAACTTCATTTCCAAACCTTCATGATTGGTTATTTTACACTACTTTCCTATTTTACTTTTCCACCGACTTTGGGAAGAATGTGTAAGCTTACTtccaaataaaaaagaaaagaaatccaaggaaaaggaaaaagaaaaaggtaagGAAACCTATTCCGTAAAAAAGGGGTGCCTCTAGGACGTATTAGATTATCCCACAAGCCAATCTATCTATCTTAATGTACTCTTTGATTGTCGATCTATATGGAAACTACAAATAGGCGCATACTGCTTTGAGTCATAGGAAGAATATAACACAGTGTATTTGCAGTCTGATGACAGCCCTGCTGTTCCTAAATTTGGTGACTGGGATGAGAGTGATCCTGCATCAGCAGAAGGTTACACACAAATATTTGACAAAGTGCGAGAGGAGAAGCAGACTGGTGCAGCAAAAGTACCTGGCACGTCAACTGATACATCTTATTCCAACAGTCAGAAGCGATATGGAAATGACAGTGGAAAGGTATGTACATTTAGTTTTCTGATACGGCAAATCCCCCTCCCTTAACCCCCTCTCCAGGGGCCAGCAGTGGCTTTTCCCCATCTTAGTGACTCGAACTCCCAACCTCATTGTACGTAACTCATTCGTGTTGGACCAAGCTTTTGTTAAATATACTGCAGTCTAATTGTTTGTGAAACTCCAACACATTGTCATAGTTTTTTCGGAGATTG
Coding sequences within:
- the LOC104222435 gene encoding RPM1-interacting protein 4-like; the encoded protein is MAKHSQVPKFGNWENDEDVAYTTYFENASKGKKGSKMNPNDPQDPEAEVKGQNGRDAVRSKDERFSRRDDVESRKSIDSPLHPDTMGQKAPTYSSPQRYGVKSVGNKSESETMKGAEIPTARHERRPSREEYLRRPTDSPMLNENTGRRTPMESPHHRYGGLSGGATPKRASQQSGGPDRSIEHSPLHTHSQGRVGGKGGAVSSPSWERKVSSEGSQGLAPSTPGRSRLRSVTKGDDMSDDSPAVPKFGDWDESDPASAEGYTQIFDKVREEKQTGAAKVPGTSTDTSYSNSQKRYGNDSGKGCLCFPWGRS